The following coding sequences are from one Leptolyngbya sp. NIES-3755 window:
- a CDS encoding hypothetical protein (similar to AA sequence:cyanobase_aa:all4428) translates to MKFRDLQLLAQKIEPWLVGIYLAYFLGVAVPPRAVGLANAASYGILLILIVISGCWRQMLFGITRDIPLLSLHLMSVVSILWSVAPEFTADEPKAFLRAGLFGVYLAVRFGLTGQMLMLAKIMGITAFLSLLVGIAIPSYGIETTGEFIGSWKGIFQFKNLFASNMAFAVLTLLLCGLSRPKWRGLLWGLCAIAFALLLLSRGRTALASILITLYLLPFLGIVKQYYKTRVVSVALILITSLIGGLFVLLNLRFIVVDVLGKSLEFNGRLPLWIMMLDRGMEHFWLGHGYAAFWTSSASYQILTQTWAYDTYRLGIRFNAHNGYLDLFLQLGIVGLSLYLISLGTLFFRAIYLLMRQKSTEVFWVLLTLVLSSLVSFADSLSVGTGSAMWSLYVAFATSIAIQYRRLKIDDRLNEATPPQPALAPNLSAANLRSS, encoded by the coding sequence TTGAAATTTAGAGATTTACAACTTTTAGCCCAAAAGATCGAGCCGTGGTTAGTGGGAATTTATCTCGCTTATTTTCTAGGTGTTGCGGTTCCTCCGAGAGCAGTTGGATTAGCAAATGCAGCAAGCTACGGTATTCTGCTCATTCTGATTGTGATTTCGGGCTGTTGGCGACAAATGCTGTTTGGCATCACGAGAGATATTCCACTGTTGTCGCTGCACTTGATGTCGGTTGTGTCAATTCTCTGGTCTGTTGCTCCTGAATTCACCGCAGATGAGCCAAAAGCGTTTTTGAGAGCGGGTTTATTTGGGGTATATCTGGCAGTCCGATTCGGACTAACGGGACAGATGCTGATGCTGGCTAAAATTATGGGCATCACAGCCTTTCTGAGTCTATTAGTGGGGATTGCAATTCCCTCTTACGGAATCGAGACGACGGGTGAATTTATTGGATCTTGGAAAGGGATTTTTCAGTTCAAGAATTTGTTCGCGTCTAACATGGCGTTTGCCGTTCTCACTCTGCTGCTCTGTGGATTGAGTCGTCCGAAATGGCGGGGGTTGCTTTGGGGATTGTGTGCGATCGCCTTTGCGCTATTGCTCCTGAGTCGAGGTAGAACTGCTCTAGCTTCAATCTTGATCACGCTCTATCTCTTACCGTTCCTCGGCATTGTGAAGCAGTACTACAAAACTCGTGTGGTAAGTGTTGCGCTCATCTTGATCACGAGTTTGATTGGTGGACTATTTGTCCTGTTGAATCTGCGATTTATTGTGGTTGATGTGTTAGGTAAGAGCTTGGAATTCAACGGACGACTTCCGCTCTGGATCATGATGCTCGATAGAGGAATGGAGCATTTTTGGTTAGGTCATGGTTATGCAGCATTCTGGACTTCGAGCGCGTCTTATCAAATTTTGACTCAGACTTGGGCGTATGACACTTACCGACTCGGCATTCGCTTCAATGCCCACAATGGTTATCTCGATTTGTTCTTGCAGTTGGGAATTGTTGGGCTGAGTCTCTATCTGATTAGCTTAGGAACGTTGTTTTTTCGAGCCATTTACCTGTTAATGCGGCAGAAATCGACCGAGGTTTTTTGGGTGTTGCTCACGCTCGTTCTGAGTTCGCTGGTGAGTTTTGCTGATAGTTTGAGTGTTGGAACGGGAAGCGCGATGTGGAGCCTTTATGTAGCGTTCGCAACCTCGATCGCGATTCAGTACCGTCGTCTGAAAATTGACGATCGCTTAAATGAAGCCACTCCTCCTCAACCTGCTTTAGCACCGAACTTATCGGCTGCGAATCTGAGAAGTTCATAG
- a CDS encoding sugar transferase (similar to AA sequence:cyanobase_aa:Ava_1374): MAFQVSPPPDSLKRPTIAPDHSRARDLRSPVSFQVRQGSVIGWLRIFMLIFLDLTMMYAAWQIAQVSGTDLSVSLHVEDRVISFSPTAFLTVGVFGVVGLYREGDGWRDVTKLMTTLLLVQSAIAFTTLLPAPSQALLLVPFAWFAILSVVFIGVSRLLMHWSIQSVRQVGIVRHPVFIFCQPEQSKRLVPILGRKHHYTVSGWNEPEQLSNQNRAATIQRLRQLGVCEVFLSAQLPARELMLIYWDLRNAGITLHICMLMSNPVSPPESRIWQIPELFTATFAPPTIAGIEFRIKRCFDFIASVLFLSLTFPIYILIAILIRLDSPGPIFFRQTRIGLQNRPFKVWKFRTMVVNAAELQKELESKNENRDGVLFKMKDDPRVTRVGKFLRRYSLDELPQIFNVLFGEMSFVGPRPLPLRDVEKFSEHDYIRHAVLPGITGMWQVSGRSNIDNFEDVLRLDMVYIKDWSLWLDLRIILQTIRVVLQKTGAY, from the coding sequence ATGGCTTTTCAAGTTTCTCCTCCCCCAGACTCGCTCAAACGTCCTACGATCGCTCCTGACCACTCACGAGCCAGAGATTTACGCTCTCCGGTTTCTTTTCAAGTTCGTCAAGGTAGCGTTATTGGCTGGCTTCGGATCTTCATGCTGATCTTCCTGGATCTGACGATGATGTATGCCGCGTGGCAAATTGCACAAGTAAGCGGAACGGATCTCAGTGTGTCATTGCATGTTGAAGATCGAGTCATCTCTTTTTCACCCACTGCATTTTTGACGGTTGGGGTGTTTGGAGTCGTGGGACTCTACCGAGAAGGGGATGGATGGCGAGATGTCACGAAGCTGATGACGACCTTGCTGTTAGTGCAAAGCGCGATCGCGTTTACGACATTGCTTCCTGCTCCCTCTCAAGCGCTCTTACTCGTTCCATTTGCTTGGTTTGCAATCCTGAGTGTCGTGTTTATCGGGGTCAGCCGACTCCTGATGCACTGGTCGATTCAAAGTGTGCGGCAGGTGGGGATTGTTCGACATCCAGTTTTTATCTTCTGTCAGCCTGAGCAGTCGAAGCGACTGGTTCCGATTCTGGGACGGAAGCATCACTATACGGTGAGTGGGTGGAACGAACCTGAGCAACTGAGTAATCAGAATCGCGCTGCTACGATCCAGCGACTCCGCCAGTTAGGAGTTTGTGAAGTCTTTCTCTCTGCTCAGTTGCCTGCTAGAGAGCTAATGCTGATTTACTGGGATTTGAGAAATGCAGGGATTACGCTTCACATTTGTATGTTGATGTCCAATCCGGTCTCCCCTCCAGAATCTCGGATTTGGCAGATTCCAGAACTTTTTACCGCAACGTTTGCTCCACCGACGATCGCAGGAATCGAGTTCCGAATCAAGCGGTGTTTTGACTTTATTGCCTCTGTGCTCTTTCTATCGCTGACGTTCCCGATTTATATCCTCATTGCGATTCTGATTCGACTAGATTCTCCTGGACCGATCTTTTTCCGTCAAACACGGATTGGCTTGCAAAATCGCCCGTTCAAAGTTTGGAAGTTCCGAACAATGGTGGTGAATGCGGCTGAACTACAAAAAGAACTCGAAAGCAAGAATGAGAATCGAGATGGGGTGCTGTTCAAGATGAAGGATGATCCACGGGTGACTCGTGTGGGTAAGTTCTTACGTCGCTATAGCTTAGATGAATTGCCACAAATCTTTAATGTGCTGTTTGGTGAAATGAGCTTTGTTGGACCTCGACCGCTTCCTTTACGCGATGTCGAGAAGTTTTCAGAGCATGACTATATTCGCCATGCAGTACTGCCCGGAATTACTGGAATGTGGCAGGTTTCGGGTCGATCGAACATTGATAATTTCGAGGATGTGCTGCGCCTCGATATGGTTTACATCAAAGATTGGTCGCTCTGGCTAGATTTGAGAATCATCTTGCAAACGATTCGGGTGGTTCTACAAAAAACTGGTGCGTACTAA
- a CDS encoding glycosyl transferase, group 1 (similar to AA sequence:cyanobase_aa:Npun_R1491), which translates to MNVLLASSHDIEGGAARAAYRLHQGLQQIGVCSQMLVQSKTSGDFSVIAPKTQIAQGVAKARLTFDALPLKRYKHRQKATFSVQWLPSKVATQINQLNPDVINLHWVNEAFVQIESIAKFNRPIVWSLHDMWAFTGGCHYTDDCDRYLKSCGNCPQLQSQKVQDLSRSIWQRKLKAWKSADLTIVALSQWLADCARSSSLFQDLRVEVIPNGIDTTLYRPMHKVFAREVLGLPQDKHLALFGATAGTSDPRKGFHLLQPALQSLAQLGWGDSLELVVFGEDRPENPPEFGMNVHYLGTFRDDLSLSLLYSAADVFILPSTQENLANTIMEAMACGTPCVAFEIGGMPDLIEHQKSGYLAKPYWIDDLAKGIAWSIEDPDRHQQLSSRSRAKVEQEFTQDRQAHRYRSLFEDLHSQRKRR; encoded by the coding sequence GTGAACGTTTTACTTGCAAGCAGTCATGATATTGAGGGTGGTGCAGCACGGGCAGCTTATCGCCTGCACCAAGGATTGCAGCAGATTGGAGTTTGTTCTCAAATGCTCGTACAATCGAAAACGAGCGGAGATTTCTCTGTGATTGCGCCTAAAACCCAGATTGCACAAGGAGTTGCGAAAGCGAGACTTACCTTTGATGCACTGCCACTCAAGCGCTATAAACATCGGCAAAAAGCAACCTTTTCCGTTCAATGGTTGCCCAGTAAAGTTGCGACTCAAATCAATCAACTGAACCCTGATGTGATCAACTTGCATTGGGTGAATGAAGCGTTTGTGCAAATTGAATCGATCGCGAAATTCAATCGTCCGATCGTCTGGTCGCTGCATGATATGTGGGCATTTACGGGCGGTTGTCACTATACGGATGACTGCGATCGCTATCTTAAATCCTGTGGCAATTGTCCTCAGCTTCAAAGTCAGAAAGTGCAGGATCTTTCTCGATCGATTTGGCAGCGAAAATTGAAAGCTTGGAAATCGGCTGATTTAACGATCGTGGCACTGAGTCAATGGTTAGCCGACTGTGCTCGATCGAGTTCATTGTTCCAAGATTTGCGAGTTGAAGTGATTCCAAACGGAATTGATACAACGCTCTATCGTCCCATGCACAAAGTCTTTGCTCGTGAAGTTCTCGGCTTACCCCAAGACAAACATTTAGCATTGTTCGGAGCCACTGCCGGAACGAGCGATCCCCGGAAAGGTTTTCACCTCTTGCAACCTGCCTTACAAAGTTTGGCGCAATTGGGTTGGGGAGATTCCTTAGAGTTAGTTGTTTTTGGAGAAGATCGACCTGAGAATCCACCAGAATTCGGCATGAACGTGCATTATCTTGGAACTTTTCGAGATGATCTATCGTTATCACTGCTATATTCCGCAGCCGATGTCTTCATCTTGCCCTCAACTCAGGAGAACTTGGCAAATACCATCATGGAAGCGATGGCTTGCGGAACTCCCTGTGTAGCATTTGAAATCGGCGGAATGCCTGATTTGATCGAACATCAGAAAAGTGGTTATTTAGCGAAACCGTATTGGATTGATGACTTAGCGAAGGGGATTGCTTGGTCGATCGAAGATCCCGATCGACATCAGCAACTCAGTTCGCGCAGTCGAGCAAAAGTTGAACAAGAGTTTACTCAGGACAGACAAGCGCATCGGTATCGATCGCTGTTTGAAGACTTGCATTCTCAACGAAAACGACGATAA
- a CDS encoding putative glycosyl transferase (similar to AA sequence:cyanobase_aa:NIES39_C05020) — protein sequence MKVLVLTTVLPARKLHGSEVASQNIIEALQQNGCDVTVLGYGRKEDGELHVAPYEVLVSERSVETKQAKLKAMGWFVLSVLKKLPYSSAKYISSDYIKRVQSLLKTQSYDAIVIDHAQMGWLLDVIRHPTIALIAHNLEHEMYQQHFERSQNRLAKWVYGREATLVKRLEAKVASSAQEVWTLTHHDASYFAQFSQARALSLPSSFANLQNESIEKAFDIGIIGSWSWKPNEEGLRWFLETVYPLLPETLTIHVAGRGADWVREDYPKIHYRGFVEDSKAFMMQARVMAIPTLSGGGIQIKTLDAIASGSQIVGTATAFRGIANPPRTVSIADQPQKFAQALIAAVDLEQSIEDLDEAQQWYRDRQAQFLSEVGEAIDNLKPSSPINALPAPSKSRA from the coding sequence ATGAAAGTTTTAGTTTTAACTACGGTTTTACCTGCCCGGAAGCTTCACGGGAGCGAAGTGGCATCGCAAAACATTATCGAGGCGCTTCAGCAAAATGGTTGCGACGTGACGGTTCTTGGCTATGGGCGAAAAGAAGATGGTGAACTTCACGTCGCTCCGTATGAAGTGTTAGTGAGTGAACGATCGGTCGAGACGAAACAAGCCAAACTCAAAGCAATGGGCTGGTTTGTACTAAGTGTGCTCAAGAAGCTTCCTTATTCCTCTGCAAAGTACATCTCAAGCGACTATATCAAGCGGGTACAGTCCTTGTTAAAGACACAGTCGTATGATGCGATCGTGATTGATCATGCTCAGATGGGTTGGTTGCTGGATGTGATTCGTCACCCGACAATAGCGCTGATTGCTCACAACTTGGAGCATGAAATGTATCAGCAGCACTTTGAGCGATCGCAAAATCGTCTTGCGAAATGGGTCTACGGACGTGAAGCTACTTTAGTCAAACGGCTTGAAGCGAAAGTTGCTTCGTCCGCTCAAGAAGTTTGGACTTTGACCCACCATGATGCCAGCTATTTTGCTCAATTCTCTCAAGCAAGAGCACTCAGCTTACCGTCCAGCTTTGCCAATCTTCAGAATGAATCGATCGAGAAAGCCTTTGACATTGGCATCATTGGAAGCTGGTCATGGAAACCAAATGAAGAAGGATTGCGCTGGTTTTTGGAAACGGTTTATCCCTTGTTGCCTGAGACTTTAACCATCCATGTCGCGGGACGTGGAGCGGATTGGGTTCGTGAAGACTATCCAAAGATTCACTATCGCGGATTTGTGGAAGACTCAAAAGCGTTTATGATGCAAGCGCGAGTGATGGCGATTCCAACTTTGAGCGGAGGCGGCATTCAGATCAAGACCTTAGACGCGATCGCATCTGGATCTCAAATTGTGGGAACAGCGACTGCATTTAGAGGCATTGCAAATCCACCTCGAACGGTGTCGATCGCGGATCAGCCTCAGAAATTTGCTCAAGCCCTCATTGCTGCGGTTGATTTAGAGCAATCGATCGAGGATCTAGATGAAGCTCAGCAATGGTATCGCGATCGACAAGCTCAATTTCTCAGTGAAGTGGGAGAAGCGATCGACAATTTGAAACCGTCTTCACCAATCAATGCGCTTCCAGCACCGTCTAAATCCAGGGCATAA